The genomic stretch ACTTTCTTATCATTGATGTATAATTGATCATCTTTCATCTCGATTTTCTCTCCAGGTAACCCAACAACTCGTTTTACATAATGTTTAGCTGCTCCACTTCCATCAACAATAATAATATCGCCACGTTGCAAGTTATGAATGGCGTAGGACAGCTTGTTAACAAATAATCGTTCTCCATTTTCTAGCGTCGGGTTCATTGAAGCTCCCTGGACTATATATGGACCAAATATAAATGTACGAATGATATATATGAGTGCAACTATGCAGACTAAGGACTTAAACAGACTTCTTAGCTGATCACTTGTCGTCTTTTCAGTAGCCATGTTTTAAACTCCTTTATTAAAACATTCATTTATTTATTATTTTCTTCTTTACACATTTATTCTCATTACATGATAGAAAGACTACACCCACATATTAAAAAAAATAACCCCTAATTTAATATTAGAGGTTTCCATTACGCAAGTTACGTCTTTACACCTCTTATTATATCATCATGAAGCTAATAGAGACTAGCTTTTACATATTCTTTATCAAATTGTCACTTTTTTATCATACTTCATCATATTGCCTAATGAGGTGATAAGTAAAGAATAATGCATAATTTAGTACATCTGTTAAAAGCTAACCAATAACAAACAATCTGATGAAAGGAGTGATTACTATGAGAAAATTCATCCTTTTTGGAACAATATTAATGCTGCTGTTCATCTATACTTCTCCCTCATGGGCTGCTGAAGAACCACGATTTCAGTATCGTTATAACTACAGTGAACTAAGAGAGTTTTTACATATAAATAGTAAGGAATTTAAAAAGGAGTGGAAAAGCGGAGTTACGATTGCTCAAATGGCTGAAAAACGGGATATTAACGAACAGGAACTTTTATTATTTTTAGCAGATAAGCAATTTTCTCAGCTTGATTTAGCTCTTGAAAAAGGGGAAATTGATAAAGATTTTTATCACAACTATTCCATGACGTTAATGCGCGATAATATCTTGTCTTTCATTCACGCTAATGACCATAAATCAACCGCTAAAAAAGTAGATAAGCCTCTTAAAACGTTAGCAGGAAAAACTGCACACTGGCGTGGCAAAGTAGAATTTCTAAAAGAAGAAGGCGAAGTTAAAAGCTATACTACCGTGCAACCTATTCAAAAAGAAAATGCTGAACAACTGCTTTCTGTTGATACGGTATTAAGTAATAACCTTAAAGCTTATGACGTAAAAGACAGCAGCCAAGTAACAGAAGATATTACGTTTGCTATGATTGAAGTAACATGGGAAAAAGAAGGAAAAAAGAAAAAAGAAACAATTGTCGTAAAATAAAAAGGTAGGAGACAACGCAATGATTCCTTTCCACAGGCAAGTCATTGCGTTTCTATTATCATTAGAGGTAAAATTACGTTTATTCCACTACAGGGTCTCACTTTTCTTCGAAGAAGAGCCTAAGCCTCCTCGCTGTAGCGTCTCAGCTCTTCCTCTAGTTCCCCAAAAACCTTAGTGTTCGACGATTCATTACACGAATTTCTTGAATCATTCTCCAAATGAACAAAAAAGCCGAACCATAAAAAGAGATAATCTTCATAGCTCGGATATTTCATTAACTAAAATATGCTTCTCAGTCTGTTTACATAAAATTCTTTTCTTACACTTGTGCTCTTAGCATGAGTCGCGAACAGTATTCAATCACTTCTCTCCTTCTTACAATTCCAATAAATACACCTTGATCATCAATAATCGGTATAAAATTCTGTTCTGTTACTTGCCCAAATATATCTTCTATCTCATCGTTTATAGAAATAGGCTTATAATCTCTATAACGCGGTATCTGTTCCAAGTAGACATGCTCTAATTCATGAACACTTATATGTCCTAGTTTTTTTAATCCCCAAAGCACGTCTCCTTCTGTAATGGTACCTATATATTGACCGCTTTTATTAATTACCGGTACACATGAATAGCGATGGTACTCCATTTTTTCTAACACTTGTCGAACCGTAGCCGTTTCTAATAATGTTACTACTTCAACTTTTGGAATGATAAAAAATGCAACGTTCAATTTTAGCTCTCCTTTATGAGTTGCTATCGCCTTTTTCCATCCGATACAATATGAATATCGATGTTTTCTGTTTGACGCATAATCATTGTCACAATCGATCCTTTGCGTATTTCTTCCCAACGCGTCCTCGCTGATTGTCCTAATAAAACTTGTGTAATATGATTTTTAGTCGCCACATCCACAATAACTCGAGCTGGCTTCCTTCCGTTAGCTTGTTCAACAATAAGTTTTGCCTGAAATGTAGCTGCAAACTTACCCCAATCCTCGATACGCTTTTTTTGCTCTTCCGTCAACTGTTCGTTTGAAACAACATGCAACAACAGCAGTTCTGCCTTTAAGCGATTAGCCATCCGCCAGCCTCTCCTAATTAATTTCTCTGCTGTTTCACTATATTGAATACAAACTAAAATACGTTCACAGATACCCGTTATTCCAATTTCATGAGAATGAAGCAGCTGCTGGTCTATTTCAGCAGCTACTTCCCTTAAGCATAGCTCACGAAGTGCATGTAAATTAGATAGTTTAAAAAAATTTTGCAAACTTTGTTCAATTTTTGCTTCTCTATAGATTTTTCCTTCTTTCAATCGTTTTCGAAGAACTTCTGGTGTGACATCAACCAGCTGAATCTCTTTTGCTCTATGAATGATGGGATCAGGAACTAGTTCATTCACTTTGACTTTTGTAACGTTATACACAAAATCATTTAAGCTTTCAATATGCTGAATATTTACAGCTGACCAAACAGAAATTCCACGCTCTATTAAATACAAAACGTCTTGAAATCGCTTTTTATGAGGCATATTCGGAACATTTGTATGAGCTAATTCATCCACAATCACAACTTGAGGCTTACGACGAATAATGGCTAATAAATCAAGCTCATGAAATGTTCTCTTTTTGTATACAATCTTTTGTCTCGGAATGATTTCTAGATTTCCAATCATTCGCTCCGTATCTGTTCGTCCATGTGTTTCGATGTAACCTATAACAACATCTAGTCCTTCCTGCTGTAAATCATGGGCATCCTGTAGCATCTTATACGTTTTACCTACACCAGGAGCTGCTCCAATATAAAGCTTAAACTCTCCTAGCTGCTTATAATGAAACTCCTTTAAAAGTTCATCTGGTGTTTTCTTTCTAAAGTAGGGGTGAGCTTTGTCATCTTTCATCTTGTAAGCTCCTTTCCATATACAGGCCTTCTCGAAAAAGTGTTTATTTATTATTTCATGTCCTGTAATGCCATATTTAGCTCCAGTACATTTACATACTGAGGTTGGATTGTACCGCCCACTATATTCTCATTAATTAAGTTCGTTAACTTCTGTTTGGAAACATTCGTTTCTTTAGCAATACGCTCTACCTGAGCATAGGCAGCTTCCGGAGTAATATGCGGATCTAATCCAGAAGCTGAGTTTGTCACAAGGTCGATTGGAATTCCACTCTCTGGAACGCTATTTGACCTTTTCCAATCACTGATTGATTGTTCAACGCGCTTTGTTAACTCCTTGTTGGAAGGAGCAAGATTTAAAGAACCCGATCCCGCTCCATTATATTCAATGCTCGATATACGACCGTGAAAATACTTCTTCTCTGTAAAGGATTGACCAATCATGCTTGAACCTACGATTTTTTTATCCTCCGAATAAATTAGGCTACCATTCGCTTTTCCAGGCGCAATCACTTGTGCTAAACCAGTCATTGTCAACGGGTAAATAAGTCCACATAAAATCATTGTAACGACCGTTAAACGAATGATTACAAACCAGCTTGTCTTTTTACTATTCATCTTTATAGCTCCTCTACATGAAAATTGACAGTAATAAATCAATTACTTTAATGCCGATAAAAGGTACCACGACCCCACCTAGACCATAAATAAATAGATTTTTGCGAAGAAGAGCATTTGAACTCATGGGCTGATAGCGTATTCCTTTCATTGCTAGTGGGATTAACATAGGAATAATAACTGCATTAAAGATTAATGCCGCTAATACTGCTGTAATCGGTGAACTCAAATTCATAATGTTTAACGCTTCCATTTTAGGTATTGCAATCGTAAACATTGCAGGAATAATTGCGAAGTACTTAGCAATATCATTTGCAATACTAAATGTAGTCAAAGCTCCCCTTGTCATTAAGAGCTGCTTTCCAATCGATACAACTTCAATAATTTTTGTTGGATCGGAGTCTAAATCAATCATATTAGCAGCTTCTTTGGCCGCTGCTGTTCCGCTATTCATCGCTAGACCAACGTCAGCTTGAGCAAGCGCAGGCGCATCGTTTGTTCCGTCACCAGTCATCGCTACAAGCTTTCCTTGTTCCTGCTCATATCTAATAACATCGATTTTATCTTCTGGCTTACACTCAGCAATAAATTCATCCACACCTGC from Bacillus sp. 1780r2a1 encodes the following:
- the lepB gene encoding signal peptidase I, with protein sequence MATEKTTSDQLRSLFKSLVCIVALIYIIRTFIFGPYIVQGASMNPTLENGERLFVNKLSYAIHNLQRGDIIIVDGSGAAKHYVKRVVGLPGEKIEMKDDQLYINDKKVKEPYLERNLQAAQYLQMQLTGDFGPIKIPKDSIFVMGDNRLYSKDSRNGLGNVNINDIVGKAEFVFYPIQDVRNVY
- a CDS encoding CBS domain-containing protein; amino-acid sequence: MNVAFFIIPKVEVVTLLETATVRQVLEKMEYHRYSCVPVINKSGQYIGTITEGDVLWGLKKLGHISVHELEHVYLEQIPRYRDYKPISINDEIEDIFGQVTEQNFIPIIDDQGVFIGIVRRREVIEYCSRLMLRAQV
- the kdpDN gene encoding KdpD-like non-kinase potassium sensor (KdpDN resembles contains the N-terminal sensor region of KdpD but lacks the C-terminal histidine kinase region.), yielding MKDDKAHPYFRKKTPDELLKEFHYKQLGEFKLYIGAAPGVGKTYKMLQDAHDLQQEGLDVVIGYIETHGRTDTERMIGNLEIIPRQKIVYKKRTFHELDLLAIIRRKPQVVIVDELAHTNVPNMPHKKRFQDVLYLIERGISVWSAVNIQHIESLNDFVYNVTKVKVNELVPDPIIHRAKEIQLVDVTPEVLRKRLKEGKIYREAKIEQSLQNFFKLSNLHALRELCLREVAAEIDQQLLHSHEIGITGICERILVCIQYSETAEKLIRRGWRMANRLKAELLLLHVVSNEQLTEEQKKRIEDWGKFAATFQAKLIVEQANGRKPARVIVDVATKNHITQVLLGQSARTRWEEIRKGSIVTMIMRQTENIDIHIVSDGKRR
- the kdpC gene encoding potassium-transporting ATPase subunit KdpC: MNSKKTSWFVIIRLTVVTMILCGLIYPLTMTGLAQVIAPGKANGSLIYSEDKKIVGSSMIGQSFTEKKYFHGRISSIEYNGAGSGSLNLAPSNKELTKRVEQSISDWKRSNSVPESGIPIDLVTNSASGLDPHITPEAAYAQVERIAKETNVSKQKLTNLINENIVGGTIQPQYVNVLELNMALQDMK